In a genomic window of Erigeron canadensis isolate Cc75 chromosome 5, C_canadensis_v1, whole genome shotgun sequence:
- the LOC122601444 gene encoding uncharacterized protein LOC122601444 → MEEGTNFIWSTIFQHNDPSERKPIESINVYIIDVCKEKADGVAFMWGENNLNFSNVMIEKYDYQGPEKWDLKKEYTAVMYHEITHILQWGGGGKAPLDYKKESRITQRLKQLMQPDFVKPGEGA, encoded by the coding sequence ATGGAAGAGGGCACCAATTTCATATGGTCCACCATCTTCCAACATAATGACCCTTCTGAACGCAAGCCTATAGAATCTATCAATGTTTATATCATCGACGTATGCAAAGAGAAGGCAGATGGTGTAGCTTTCATGTGGGGAGAAAACAACCTTAACTTTAGCAATGTTATGATAGAAAAGTATGATTACCAAGGGCCAGAAAAATGGGATTTGAAAAAGGAATACACCGCGGTTATGTACCATGAAATCACTCATATTTTACAATGGGGTGGTGGGGGTAAGGCCCCCTTGGACTACAAGAAGGAGTCGCGGATTACACAAAGATTAAAACAACTCATGCAACCGGACTTTGTTAAGCCAGGGGAAGGGGCTTAG
- the LOC122601446 gene encoding uncharacterized mitochondrial protein AtMg00810-like yields MSIPLGYPSQPPGSVCRLTKSLYGLKHANRQWFEKLTTSLKSIGFKQSYINTSLFTYINGQQFTVLLVYVDDIILAGNNLFHMSNVKSHLDQAFNIKDLGALHYYLGIELFRNHNGLSLCQRKYTLELLSLAGVLDSKPVSTPLEPSVKLEPNEGDLLPDPTLYRTLVGKLIYITITRPDITYAAQALSQFSHSPRTTHMKALLRTLRYLKLCPGQGMFFSTAPSNSLITYCDSDWASCNYSRRSVTGFTIFLGQSLISWQSKKQIVVYRSSTEAKYRAMADTSYEISWLKCLLHELQVPVSTPTIIMCDNSSTISLTSNHVQHARTKHIEIDCYFVRDKIKQGLLLPKFVPSHAQVVDLLTKALPRHLHYNCLSKLAVCNPYSLPTCGGHNIIQESITEENDH; encoded by the coding sequence ATGTCCATTCCTCTTGGATACCCCTCTCAACCTCCAGGCTCTGTATGTAGACTCACCAAGTCCCTTTATGGACTCAAACATGCCAATAGACAGTGGTTTGAAAAGCTCACAACCTCCCTCAAATCCATTGGCTTCAAACAGAGCTATATAAACACCTCCTTGTTCACCTACATCAATGGCCAACAGTTTACTGTCCTTTTAgtatatgtagatgacataatCCTAGCAGGAAATAATCTTTTTCATATGTCCAATGTCAAATCCCACCTTGATCAAGCTTTTAACATAAAAGACCTTGGAGCACTTCATTATTACTTAGGCATTGAACTTTTCAGAAACCACAATGGATTGTCTCTCTGTCAAAGAAAATACACTTTGGAGCTTCTCTCTCTAGCTGGTGTTTTAGATTCCAAACCTGTATCTACACCTCTAGAACCAAGTGTGAAATTGGAACCAAACGAGGGTGATCTTTTACCAGACCCTACCTTGTATAGAACACTTGTTGGGAAGCTCATATATATTACCATCACAAGGCCTGACATCACTTATGCAGCACAGGCTCTCAGCCAATTTTCTCATTCACCCAGGACAACACATATGAAGGCTTTGCTCAGAACTCTAAGATACCTCAAATTATGTCCTGGTCAAGGAATGTTCTTCTCTACAGCACCTTCAAACTCCCTCATTACCTATTGTGACAGTGATTGGGCCAGTTGTAATTACTCCAGAAGATCAGTCACTGGCTTCACAATCTTCTTAGGCCAAAGCCTTATCTCTTGGCAATCTAAGAAGCAGATAGTAGTCTATAGATCTTCAACTGAGGCAAAATACAGGGCCATGGCAGACACTTCCTATGAAATTTCATGGTTAAAATGCCTACTACATGAGTTACAGGTTCCAGTCTCAACACCCACAATTATTATGTGTGATAACTCTTCAACCATTTCTTTAACCTCAAATCATGTTCAGCATGCAAGAACCAAACACATCGAGATAGACTGCTACTTTGTAAGAGACAAAATCAAGCAAGGTCTTTTACTACCAAAATTTGTACCATCTCATGCCCAAGTTGTTGATCTTCTTACTAAAGCTCTACCTCGACATTTACACTACAACTGCTTATCGAAGTTGGCTGTGTGCAATCCCTACTCATTGCCAACTTGCGGGGGGCATAATATCATACAAGAAAGCATCACAGAGGAGAATGATCACTAA